Proteins co-encoded in one Xanthomonas campestris pv. badrii genomic window:
- the glyS gene encoding glycine--tRNA ligase subunit beta encodes MSEQLPLLIELGTEELPVKALPGLAQAFFDGVLSGLEKRGIAVTRGDAKPLSTPRRLAVLLPGVATEQPEQRSEVLGPYLNIALDAEGQPTKALAGFAAKAGIDWTALERTSDAKGERFVHRAVTPGARTAALLPEILREAIAAMPIPKPMRWGAHDYAFARPVQWLVLLFGNEVIPADLLGVRGDRITRGHRFMHEGEIALAAPGDYIDALRSAHVLVDADARRTRIIEEVEAAARQAGGSARISNDNLEQVVNLVEWPSAVLCSFEREFLAVPQEALIETMEINQKFFPVLDDGGKLTEQFIGIANIVSRNVAEVAKGYERVIRPRFADAKFFFDEDLKQGLVAMGEGLRTVTYQAKLGTVADKVARVAALAEAIAPQVGADPVQARRAAELAKNDLQSRMVNEFPELQGIAGRHYAKAAGEPSEISLAIDEAYQPRFAGDDIALSPLGKVLAIAERLDTLAGGFAAGLKPTGNKDPFALRRNALGLARTVIESGFDLKLPAIFSTAVNSLPDDDASVSSFKRAQTLSAALGIEHGQVSIVAARRMGSPNAVREHVDQTPIGEILDFIFDRLKGYYGDKGVPVTHFNAVAELRPASLYDFDRRIDAIGIFATLPEAEALAAANKRIRNILRKIEGEIPGDIDTSLLREPAEEALAEAVEAAIGDTGDALHRHDYVAVLARLARLRPQVDAFFDGVMVNADDPQLRANRLALLKKLGDRLGSVAAIEHLSS; translated from the coding sequence ATGAGCGAACAACTTCCCCTGCTGATCGAACTGGGCACCGAAGAGCTGCCGGTCAAGGCGCTGCCGGGTCTGGCGCAGGCCTTCTTCGATGGCGTGCTGAGCGGTCTGGAAAAGCGCGGCATTGCGGTCACCCGCGGCGATGCCAAGCCGCTGTCCACCCCGCGCCGGCTGGCGGTGCTGTTGCCGGGCGTGGCCACCGAGCAGCCGGAGCAGCGCTCCGAAGTGCTGGGCCCGTATCTCAATATCGCCCTCGACGCCGAAGGCCAGCCGACCAAGGCACTGGCCGGCTTCGCCGCCAAGGCCGGCATCGACTGGACCGCGCTGGAGCGCACCAGCGACGCCAAGGGCGAGCGCTTCGTGCACCGTGCGGTGACGCCGGGCGCGCGCACCGCCGCGCTGCTGCCGGAGATCCTGCGCGAGGCTATCGCCGCCATGCCCATCCCCAAGCCGATGCGCTGGGGCGCGCACGACTACGCTTTTGCCCGGCCGGTGCAGTGGCTGGTGCTGCTGTTCGGCAACGAGGTGATTCCGGCCGACTTGCTGGGCGTGCGTGGCGACCGCATCACGCGCGGCCACCGCTTCATGCATGAGGGCGAGATAGCGTTGGCAGCGCCGGGCGATTACATCGATGCACTGCGCAGCGCGCATGTGCTGGTGGATGCCGATGCACGCCGCACGCGCATCATCGAAGAGGTCGAAGCGGCCGCCAGGCAGGCCGGCGGCAGCGCGCGCATCAGCAACGACAACCTGGAGCAGGTGGTCAATCTGGTGGAATGGCCGTCGGCGGTGCTGTGCAGTTTCGAACGCGAGTTCCTGGCGGTACCGCAGGAAGCGCTGATCGAAACCATGGAGATCAACCAGAAATTCTTCCCGGTGCTGGACGATGGCGGCAAGTTGACCGAACAGTTCATCGGCATTGCCAATATCGTCTCCAGGAACGTGGCCGAAGTGGCCAAGGGCTACGAGCGCGTCATCCGCCCGCGTTTTGCCGACGCCAAGTTCTTCTTCGATGAAGACCTCAAGCAGGGGCTGGTTGCGATGGGTGAAGGCCTGCGCACGGTGACCTACCAGGCCAAGCTGGGCACGGTGGCCGACAAGGTTGCGCGCGTGGCGGCACTGGCCGAGGCGATCGCACCACAGGTCGGTGCCGACCCGGTACAGGCGCGTCGCGCCGCGGAACTGGCCAAGAACGACCTGCAATCGCGCATGGTCAATGAATTCCCGGAATTGCAGGGCATTGCCGGCCGCCATTACGCCAAGGCCGCCGGCGAGCCCAGCGAGATTTCGCTGGCCATCGACGAGGCTTACCAGCCGCGGTTCGCCGGCGACGACATCGCGCTCTCGCCACTGGGCAAGGTGCTGGCGATTGCCGAGCGTCTGGATACGTTGGCCGGCGGGTTTGCGGCTGGGCTGAAACCGACCGGCAACAAGGATCCGTTTGCGTTGCGGCGTAATGCGTTGGGGTTGGCGCGGACGGTGATTGAGTCGGGGTTTGATCTGAAACTACCCGCAATTTTTTCAACTGCTGTCAACAGCCTTCCAGATGATGACGCTTCGGTATCGAGCTTTAAGCGCGCGCAGACGCTTTCAGCTGCGTTGGGGATTGAGCACGGTCAAGTCAGTATCGTTGCTGCTCGAAGGATGGGCAGTCCGAATGCTGTAAGGGAGCATGTTGATCAGACCCCGATTGGTGAAATTTTAGACTTCATCTTTGACCGCTTAAAAGGCTATTACGGCGATAAAGGCGTTCCAGTCACGCACTTCAATGCCGTCGCAGAATTGCGACCCGCCTCCCTCTACGACTTCGACCGCCGCATCGATGCCATCGGCATCTTCGCCACCTTGCCCGAAGCCGAAGCCTTGGCCGCAGCCAACAAGCGCATCCGCAATATCCTGCGCAAGATCGAGGGCGAGATCCCCGGCGACATCGACACCAGTCTGCTGCGCGAACCGGCCGAGGAAGCACTGGCCGAAGCGGTGGAAGCGGCCATCGGCGATACCGGCGATGCGCTGCACCGGCATGACTATGTCGCCGTGCTCGCACGCCTGGCCCGCCTGCGCCCGCAGGTGGATGCGTTCTTCGACGGCGTGATGGTCAATGCCGACGACCCGCAACTGCGTGCCAACCGCCTGGCGCTGCTCAAGAAGCTCGGCGACCGCCTGGGCAGCGTGGCCGCCATCGAGCACCTGTCCAGCTGA
- the glyQ gene encoding glycine--tRNA ligase subunit alpha — protein MFDSRRVPITFQGLIQTLNQYWAEQGCVLIQPLDLEVGAGTFHPATFLRALGPEPWNAAYVQPSRRPTDGRYGENPNRLQRYYQYQVAMKPNPDNIQDLYLGSLKALGIDPLVHDLRFVEDNWESPTLGAWGLGWEVWLNGMEVTQFTYFQQAGGLECKPVLGEITYGLERLCMYLQSCDNVYDLVWTYGPDGAAVTYGDVYHQNEVEQSTYNFEHANVAELFHRFDACEAEARHLVEVGLPLPAYEQVTKASHAFNLLDARRAISVTERQRYILRVRALAQGVAQAYYAQREKLGFPGVKR, from the coding sequence ATGTTCGATTCCCGCCGCGTTCCAATCACGTTCCAGGGCCTGATCCAGACCCTCAACCAGTACTGGGCCGAGCAGGGCTGCGTGCTGATCCAGCCGTTGGACCTGGAAGTGGGCGCGGGCACGTTCCACCCGGCCACCTTCCTGCGCGCGCTGGGGCCGGAGCCGTGGAATGCGGCCTACGTGCAGCCCTCGCGCCGCCCCACCGACGGCCGCTACGGCGAAAACCCCAACCGTCTGCAGCGCTACTACCAGTACCAGGTGGCGATGAAGCCCAACCCGGACAACATCCAGGACCTGTACCTGGGCTCGTTGAAGGCGCTGGGCATCGATCCGCTGGTGCACGACCTGCGTTTTGTCGAAGACAACTGGGAATCGCCGACGCTGGGCGCCTGGGGCCTGGGCTGGGAAGTCTGGCTCAACGGCATGGAAGTCACCCAGTTCACCTACTTCCAGCAGGCCGGCGGGCTGGAGTGCAAGCCGGTGCTGGGCGAGATCACCTACGGCCTGGAACGGCTGTGCATGTACCTGCAGAGCTGCGACAACGTCTACGACCTGGTGTGGACCTACGGCCCGGACGGCGCTGCAGTGACCTACGGCGATGTGTACCACCAGAACGAGGTGGAGCAGAGTACCTACAATTTCGAACACGCCAACGTGGCCGAGCTGTTCCACCGCTTCGATGCCTGCGAGGCCGAAGCCAGGCATCTGGTGGAGGTCGGCCTGCCGTTGCCGGCCTACGAGCAGGTGACCAAGGCCAGCCATGCCTTCAACCTGCTGGATGCGCGCCGCGCGATCAGCGTGACCGAGCGCCAGCGCTACATCCTGCGCGTGCGCGCGCTGGCACAGGGCGTAGCGCAGGCGTATTACGCGCAGCGCGAGAAGCTGGGCTTTCCTGGTGTGAAGAGGTAA
- a CDS encoding GspE/PulE family protein — protein MEQRRSADPDSAAAILPRGRLMFDPVAAALLADGMVVPHEHERVQFSASGARTASDVHPLVLLANLKLHAAQAPAGELGLERLTEWLATRTGLRYLRIDPTRIDVAAVTGVVSHAYARRHRILPLALDAERVLIATSEPLALDWLADVQHLSRRRIELALINPLDLHRYTMEFFGVTQSVRGARGDARSTESNAGLPSFEQLVELGRAGDVNADDHHIVHIVDWLLQYAYEQRASDIHLEPRREAGRMRFRIDGVLHKVLEVPPSVMTAVVSRIKVLGRMDLAERRRPQDGRIKTRSPGGREVEMRLSTMPTAFGEKCVMRIFDPDSAFKSIEQLGFSPEEAAGWSALVERPHGIVLVTGPTGSGKTTTLYSTLKRLATPDVNVCSVEDPIEMIAPEFNQMQVQQNIDLDFASGVRTLLRQDPDIIMIGEIRDLETAQMAVQASLTGHLVLSTLHTNDAASAITRLLDLGVPHYLVASTLNGVLAQRLVRTLCVHCKRPHTLSDDDWAALREPGEALPEPLDVHAPVGCLECRRTGYLGRVGLYELLPVTPRLRTLIRPDTELASFSHAARGEGLRTLRRTGLEKVAAGLTTIEEVLSVLPPRE, from the coding sequence ATGGAACAGCGGCGTAGCGCCGACCCGGACAGCGCAGCGGCGATCCTGCCGCGCGGCCGGTTGATGTTCGACCCGGTGGCTGCCGCCCTGCTGGCCGACGGAATGGTGGTGCCGCACGAACACGAGCGTGTGCAGTTCTCCGCCAGCGGTGCGCGCACCGCCAGCGATGTGCATCCGCTGGTGCTGCTGGCCAACCTCAAGCTGCATGCCGCGCAGGCGCCGGCCGGCGAGCTCGGCCTGGAGCGGCTCACCGAATGGCTGGCCACCCGCACCGGGCTGCGCTATCTGCGCATCGACCCCACCCGCATCGATGTGGCCGCGGTCACCGGCGTGGTCTCGCACGCGTATGCGCGCCGCCACCGCATCCTGCCGCTGGCGCTGGATGCCGAGCGCGTGCTGATCGCCACCAGCGAGCCGCTGGCGCTGGACTGGCTGGCCGACGTGCAGCACCTGAGCCGCCGCCGCATCGAGCTGGCGCTGATCAACCCGCTGGACCTGCATCGCTACACGATGGAGTTCTTCGGCGTGACCCAATCGGTGCGCGGTGCGCGTGGCGATGCGCGCAGCACTGAATCCAACGCGGGCCTGCCCAGCTTCGAACAGCTGGTGGAACTGGGCCGCGCCGGCGACGTCAATGCCGACGACCACCACATCGTGCATATCGTCGACTGGCTGCTGCAGTACGCCTACGAACAGCGGGCCAGCGATATCCATCTGGAGCCGCGCCGCGAGGCCGGGCGCATGCGCTTCCGCATCGACGGGGTGCTGCACAAGGTGCTGGAAGTGCCGCCGTCGGTGATGACCGCGGTGGTCAGCCGCATCAAGGTGCTGGGCCGCATGGACCTGGCCGAACGCCGCCGCCCGCAGGACGGCCGCATCAAGACCCGCTCGCCGGGTGGACGCGAGGTGGAAATGCGCCTGTCCACCATGCCCACCGCGTTCGGCGAAAAGTGCGTGATGCGTATCTTCGACCCGGATTCGGCGTTCAAGAGCATCGAGCAGCTCGGCTTCAGTCCGGAAGAGGCCGCCGGCTGGAGCGCGCTGGTCGAGCGCCCGCACGGTATCGTGCTGGTCACCGGCCCCACCGGCTCGGGCAAGACCACCACGCTGTATTCCACGCTCAAGCGCCTGGCCACGCCCGATGTGAACGTGTGCAGCGTGGAAGACCCGATCGAAATGATCGCGCCGGAATTCAACCAGATGCAGGTGCAGCAGAACATCGACCTGGATTTTGCCAGCGGCGTGCGCACGCTGCTGCGCCAGGACCCGGACATCATCATGATCGGCGAAATCCGCGACCTGGAAACCGCGCAGATGGCGGTGCAGGCCTCGCTGACCGGGCATCTGGTGCTGTCCACGCTGCACACCAACGATGCTGCGTCGGCCATCACCCGCCTGCTCGATCTGGGCGTACCGCATTACCTGGTGGCCTCCACCCTCAACGGCGTACTGGCGCAGCGGCTGGTGCGTACGCTGTGCGTGCACTGCAAGCGCCCGCACACGCTCAGCGACGACGACTGGGCGGCCCTCCGCGAGCCGGGCGAAGCGCTGCCGGAACCGCTCGACGTGCACGCGCCGGTCGGCTGCCTGGAATGTCGCCGCACCGGCTATCTGGGCCGTGTGGGCCTGTACGAACTGCTGCCGGTCACTCCGCGCCTGCGCACCCTGATCCGCCCGGACACCGAACTGGCCAGCTTCAGCCACGCCGCCCGCGGCGAAGGCCTGCGCACGTTGCGCCGCACCGGCCTGGAGAAAGTCGCCGCCGGGCTGACCACCATCGAAGAAGTGCTGTCGGTGCTGCCGCCGCGGGAGTAG